One window of the Anaeromyxobacter dehalogenans 2CP-C genome contains the following:
- a CDS encoding DsrE family protein, whose translation MERRAVIFLSHADAGALRLAGSAALAATALGDRVDVYLFGPAVPALVAAHDADPEEPGAALQQARTVGECRLIACSASVVEQKVALADAERTLDAVVGWPTILEWSAGVVDRFFF comes from the coding sequence ATGGAGCGCCGCGCCGTGATCTTCCTGTCGCACGCCGACGCCGGCGCGCTCCGCCTCGCCGGGTCCGCCGCCCTGGCCGCCACGGCGCTGGGCGACCGGGTGGACGTCTACCTGTTCGGTCCGGCCGTCCCCGCGCTGGTGGCGGCGCACGACGCCGACCCGGAGGAGCCCGGCGCGGCGCTGCAGCAGGCGCGGACCGTGGGCGAGTGCCGCCTGATCGCGTGCAGCGCCAGCGTGGTCGAGCAGAAGGTCGCGCTCGCCGACGCGGAGCGGACGCTCGACGCGGTCGTGGGCTGGCCGACGATCCTCGAGTGGAGCGCCGGGGTCGTGGACCGCTTTTTCTTTTGA
- a CDS encoding 30S ribosomal protein S1 encodes MSDQKKPESPGPVVIRKGHVKPPPPGAKIEAPEEERLAPATSQPAPAAQDRRPLWQRVAEERSPRPAPGGAGPQQRGGPRGPRPAGGGPRGERRPRGDRPERREHGEVGPAAALEPPRPPAGEPPPAPEVEAPDEGSFADMLAGSEAGPRRRFQVGEKVAGKIIQIGEDVAFLELGSGVAEAMIETVELKDEAGNLAARVGDIIDAVVVKATDRGAVVSKGHGRATRDHAREAVIEAAHTGLPVEGVVKAVNKGGLEVEVHGVRAFCPISQIDVRFVGDASAFVGQKLLFKVTRADGRDAVLSRRALLEEERAQKAAETRARLAPGAVFDGVVTSVQDYGAFVDIGGVEGLVHVSELAWDRVSKPQDLLSAGDAVQVQVLRIDEDPKKGERIGLSVKALAPRPEPAAPAPGAEGAERPARPSPPPPPRVGDVVQATVDKVESFGVFVRFAGGRGLVPASETGTPRGADLRRSFKVGDTIQALVSAIDEQGRIRLSKTEAEHAAERAEAREYMAKAPRAQGKGFGTLGDLLRQKLEKK; translated from the coding sequence ATGTCGGACCAGAAGAAGCCCGAGTCCCCGGGCCCGGTGGTGATCCGCAAGGGCCACGTGAAGCCCCCGCCCCCCGGCGCGAAGATCGAGGCGCCCGAGGAGGAGCGGCTCGCGCCCGCGACCTCGCAGCCCGCGCCGGCGGCGCAGGACCGCCGCCCGCTCTGGCAGCGCGTCGCGGAGGAGCGCAGCCCGCGCCCCGCGCCCGGCGGCGCCGGCCCGCAGCAGCGCGGCGGCCCCCGCGGCCCCAGGCCCGCCGGCGGAGGTCCGCGCGGCGAGCGGCGCCCCCGCGGCGACCGTCCCGAGCGGCGGGAGCACGGCGAGGTGGGCCCGGCGGCCGCGCTCGAGCCCCCGCGCCCGCCGGCCGGCGAGCCGCCGCCGGCGCCGGAGGTGGAGGCGCCGGACGAGGGCTCCTTCGCGGACATGCTCGCGGGCTCGGAGGCGGGGCCCCGGCGCCGCTTCCAGGTCGGCGAGAAGGTCGCCGGCAAGATCATCCAGATCGGCGAGGACGTCGCGTTCCTCGAGCTCGGCTCCGGCGTCGCCGAGGCGATGATCGAGACCGTCGAGCTGAAGGACGAGGCCGGGAACCTCGCGGCCCGCGTCGGCGACATCATCGACGCGGTGGTGGTGAAGGCCACCGACCGCGGCGCGGTGGTCTCGAAGGGCCACGGCCGCGCCACCCGCGATCACGCGCGCGAGGCGGTGATCGAGGCGGCCCACACCGGCCTGCCGGTGGAGGGCGTGGTCAAGGCGGTGAACAAGGGCGGCCTCGAGGTCGAGGTCCACGGCGTCCGCGCGTTCTGCCCGATCTCGCAGATCGACGTGCGCTTCGTGGGCGACGCGTCCGCGTTCGTCGGGCAGAAGCTCCTGTTCAAGGTGACCCGCGCCGACGGGCGCGACGCGGTGCTGTCGCGCCGCGCGCTGCTCGAGGAGGAGCGCGCGCAGAAGGCGGCCGAGACGCGCGCGCGGCTCGCGCCGGGCGCGGTGTTCGACGGCGTCGTGACGAGCGTGCAGGACTACGGCGCGTTCGTGGACATCGGCGGCGTCGAGGGCCTGGTGCACGTCTCCGAGCTGGCCTGGGACCGGGTGTCGAAGCCGCAGGACCTGCTCTCGGCCGGCGACGCCGTGCAGGTGCAGGTGCTCCGGATCGACGAGGACCCGAAGAAGGGCGAGCGCATCGGGCTGTCCGTGAAGGCGCTCGCGCCGCGGCCCGAGCCGGCCGCGCCGGCGCCGGGCGCCGAGGGCGCCGAGCGGCCCGCCCGCCCCTCCCCGCCGCCGCCGCCGCGCGTCGGCGACGTGGTGCAGGCCACCGTGGACAAGGTGGAGAGCTTCGGCGTGTTCGTGCGCTTCGCCGGCGGCCGCGGCCTGGTGCCGGCCAGCGAGACCGGCACGCCGCGCGGCGCCGACCTGCGCAGGAGCTTCAAGGTCGGCGACACGATCCAGGCGCTCGTCTCGGCCATCGACGAGCAGGGCCGCATCCGCCTGTCGAAGACCGAGGCCGAGCACGCCGCGGAGCGCGCCGAGGCGCGCGAGTACATGGCGAAGGCGCCGCGCGCGCAGGGCAAGGGCTTCGGCACGCTCGGCGACCTGCTCCGGCAGAAGCTCGAGAAGAAGTAG
- the treZ gene encoding malto-oligosyltrehalose trehalohydrolase, whose product MSLAAHGPEITTGGVRFHAWAPRVDRLAVRVEGADHPLSPAPGGWWTGEVPGAAHGTRYQLVLPGGRALPDPASRAQPDGVHGASEVFDPARHRWRSAFAGLPLEALVFYELHVGTFTGAGTLDAAAEALPGLADLGVTCVELMPVQPFAGARNWGYDGVQSWAVHAAYGGPAALQRFVDGAHALGLAVCLDVVYNHLGPEGNYLPQLAPYLTDRHHTPWGDGLDLDGPDAGPVRAYFLGAALQWVRDFRVDALRLDATHAIRDDGPRHLVAELCEEVSALARREGRRIHVIAENDDNDRRVLDPPPAGWGCSAVWADDLHHAVHALVTGERERYLADFGAPEQVARALSQGFVFQGEPSVYRGRPHGTRVAGLAPSRFVACAQNHDQIGNRPHGERLAALVPWPALEPIAALVLLGSALPLLFMGEEYGEPRPFQYFTSHGDAALARAVSEGRRAEHIARGRGEPPDPQDEQTFLGSKLSHRRDGRHAALRDHHRRLLDVRRRHREVIAARWPEVALDGAAFTLRRPGLTVRANLSDRAAGGLGPWGWSVEEG is encoded by the coding sequence ATGTCGCTCGCGGCACACGGGCCGGAGATCACGACCGGAGGCGTCCGGTTCCACGCCTGGGCGCCGCGCGTCGATCGCCTCGCGGTGCGGGTCGAGGGCGCGGATCACCCGCTCTCGCCCGCGCCGGGCGGATGGTGGACCGGCGAGGTCCCCGGCGCGGCCCACGGCACGCGCTACCAGCTCGTGCTGCCGGGCGGGCGAGCGCTCCCCGATCCCGCCTCGCGCGCGCAGCCCGACGGCGTTCACGGCGCGTCCGAGGTGTTCGACCCGGCACGGCACCGGTGGCGGAGCGCGTTCGCCGGGCTGCCGCTCGAGGCGCTGGTCTTCTACGAGCTCCACGTCGGCACCTTCACCGGGGCGGGCACGCTCGACGCCGCGGCCGAGGCGCTGCCCGGCCTGGCGGACCTGGGCGTCACGTGCGTCGAGCTCATGCCGGTGCAGCCGTTCGCCGGCGCGCGCAACTGGGGCTACGACGGCGTGCAGAGCTGGGCGGTGCACGCCGCGTACGGCGGGCCCGCCGCGCTGCAGCGCTTCGTGGACGGCGCGCACGCGCTCGGCCTCGCGGTGTGCCTCGACGTCGTCTACAACCACCTCGGCCCGGAGGGGAACTACCTCCCGCAGCTCGCGCCGTACCTCACCGACCGTCACCACACGCCCTGGGGCGACGGCCTCGACCTCGACGGGCCCGACGCCGGGCCGGTGCGCGCCTACTTCCTCGGCGCCGCGCTGCAGTGGGTGCGCGACTTCCGGGTGGACGCGCTCCGCCTCGACGCCACGCACGCCATCCGCGACGACGGGCCGCGTCACCTGGTGGCCGAGCTGTGCGAGGAGGTCTCGGCGCTGGCGCGCCGCGAGGGGCGCCGGATCCACGTGATCGCGGAGAACGACGACAACGACCGGCGGGTCCTCGACCCGCCGCCCGCCGGCTGGGGCTGCTCCGCCGTCTGGGCGGACGACCTGCACCACGCCGTCCACGCGCTCGTGACCGGCGAGCGGGAGCGCTACCTCGCGGACTTCGGCGCGCCGGAGCAGGTGGCGCGCGCCCTGTCGCAGGGCTTCGTCTTCCAGGGCGAGCCGTCGGTGTACCGGGGCCGGCCGCACGGCACCCGCGTGGCGGGGCTCGCGCCGTCGCGCTTCGTCGCCTGCGCGCAGAACCACGACCAGATCGGGAACCGCCCGCACGGCGAGCGGCTGGCCGCGCTGGTGCCCTGGCCGGCGCTCGAGCCCATCGCGGCGCTGGTGCTGCTCGGCTCGGCGCTCCCGCTCCTGTTCATGGGCGAGGAGTACGGGGAGCCGCGCCCGTTCCAGTACTTCACCAGCCACGGCGACGCGGCCCTGGCGCGCGCGGTGTCCGAGGGGCGCCGCGCCGAGCACATCGCGCGCGGGCGCGGCGAGCCGCCGGACCCGCAGGACGAGCAGACGTTCCTGGGCTCGAAGCTCTCGCACCGGCGCGACGGCCGGCACGCCGCGCTGCGCGACCACCACCGGAGGCTGCTCGACGTGCGGCGGCGCCACCGCGAGGTGATCGCGGCCCGCTGGCCGGAGGTGGCGCTCGACGGCGCGGCGTTCACGCTCCGCCGCCCCGGCCTCACGGTGCGCGCGAACCTGTCGGATCGCGCCGCGGGCGGGCTCGGCCCGTGGGGGTGGAGCGTCGAGGAGGGCTGA
- a CDS encoding phosphoenolpyruvate carboxykinase (GTP), translating to MSTSPAARPTSNPHLLGWVDEMAKLCKPDRVHWCDGSEAEKKRLTDDAVAAKVLIPLDQQKWPGCHYHHSNPSDVARVEHLTFICTPTKEQAGPTNNWMEPKEAYRKLGAIFDGSMKGRTMYVVPYVMGPSTSPFAKVGIEITDSVYVALNMGIMARMGKVALDRLGDSNEFNRGLHSVADCNPERRFICHFPQDNTIWSVGSGYGGNALLGKKCLALRIASYLAKNEGWLAEHMLILEAESPTGEKQYVAAAFPSACGKTNFAMMIPPAAFPGWKIRTVGDDISWMRVGEDGRLWAVNPENGYFGVAPGTNRKTNPNAMDSVRKDTIFTNVARTPDGDIWWEGMDHEAPAELIDWKGQPWKKGSTEKAAHPNSRFTAPAKNNPAISPLVDDPKGVPISAIIFGGRRSTTVPLVLEAFNWTHGVYLGSTMGSETTAAATGQVGVVRRDPMAMLPFIGYDCGSYLQHWLDMQSRIPNPPKIFLVNWFRKSAEGKFLWPGYGDNMRVLKWMLDRAAGRAPAKETLLGYTPGDAGLDLHGLDVSKDAIAAATRIDLGEWEQELESQAEWFEKLGKTLPAPLALQRELLLERVRAARKVK from the coding sequence ATGTCCACCTCTCCTGCCGCTCGCCCGACGTCGAACCCCCACCTCCTCGGCTGGGTCGACGAGATGGCGAAGCTCTGCAAGCCCGATCGCGTCCACTGGTGCGACGGCTCCGAGGCCGAGAAGAAGCGGCTCACCGACGACGCGGTCGCCGCGAAGGTCCTCATCCCGCTCGACCAGCAGAAGTGGCCCGGCTGCCACTACCACCACTCGAACCCGAGCGACGTCGCCCGCGTCGAGCACCTCACCTTCATCTGCACGCCGACGAAGGAGCAGGCCGGCCCCACCAACAACTGGATGGAGCCGAAGGAGGCGTACCGGAAGCTCGGCGCCATCTTCGACGGGTCGATGAAGGGCCGCACCATGTACGTGGTGCCCTACGTGATGGGCCCGAGCACCTCGCCGTTCGCGAAGGTCGGCATCGAGATCACCGACTCCGTGTACGTGGCCCTGAACATGGGGATCATGGCGCGCATGGGGAAGGTGGCGCTCGACCGCCTCGGCGACTCGAACGAGTTCAACCGCGGCCTGCACTCGGTCGCCGACTGCAACCCCGAGCGCCGCTTCATCTGCCACTTCCCGCAGGACAACACCATCTGGTCGGTCGGCTCCGGCTACGGCGGCAACGCGCTGCTCGGCAAGAAGTGCTTGGCGCTCCGCATCGCCAGCTACCTCGCGAAGAACGAGGGCTGGCTCGCCGAGCACATGCTGATCCTGGAGGCGGAGAGCCCGACCGGCGAGAAGCAGTACGTCGCCGCCGCGTTCCCGTCGGCCTGCGGCAAGACCAACTTCGCCATGATGATCCCGCCCGCCGCGTTCCCGGGCTGGAAGATCCGGACGGTCGGCGACGACATCTCCTGGATGCGCGTGGGCGAGGACGGCCGCCTCTGGGCGGTGAACCCGGAGAACGGCTACTTCGGCGTGGCCCCGGGCACGAACCGCAAGACCAACCCGAACGCGATGGACTCGGTCCGCAAGGACACCATCTTCACCAACGTCGCCCGCACGCCGGACGGCGACATCTGGTGGGAGGGGATGGACCACGAGGCGCCGGCCGAGCTGATCGACTGGAAGGGCCAGCCCTGGAAGAAGGGCTCCACCGAGAAGGCGGCGCACCCGAACAGCCGCTTCACCGCGCCGGCGAAGAACAACCCGGCCATCTCGCCGCTGGTGGACGACCCGAAGGGCGTGCCGATCTCCGCCATCATCTTCGGCGGCCGCCGCTCCACCACGGTCCCGCTGGTGCTCGAGGCGTTCAACTGGACGCACGGCGTGTACCTGGGCTCGACCATGGGCTCGGAGACCACCGCCGCCGCCACCGGCCAGGTGGGCGTGGTCCGCCGCGACCCCATGGCGATGCTGCCGTTCATCGGCTACGACTGCGGGAGCTACCTGCAGCACTGGCTCGACATGCAGTCGCGCATCCCGAACCCGCCCAAGATCTTCCTGGTGAACTGGTTCCGGAAGAGCGCCGAGGGCAAGTTCCTGTGGCCGGGCTACGGCGACAACATGCGCGTGCTGAAGTGGATGCTGGATCGCGCCGCCGGCCGCGCGCCCGCCAAGGAGACGCTGCTCGGCTACACGCCCGGTGACGCCGGCCTCGACCTGCACGGCCTCGACGTCTCCAAGGACGCGATCGCCGCCGCGACCCGGATCGACCTGGGCGAGTGGGAGCAGGAGCTGGAGTCGCAGGCCGAGTGGTTCGAGAAGCTCGGCAAGACGCTGCCCGCGCCGCTGGCGCTCCAGCGCGAGCTGCTGCTCGAGCGCGTCCGCGCCGCCCGCAAGGTGAAGTAG
- a CDS encoding NRDE family protein has protein sequence MCTLAVALQADRRWPVIVAANRDERIGRPSEGWGLRDGATGIRWAAPRDLLAGGTWIGLSARGVFAGVTNFHAPVQWYPDPERRSRGDLVPLALAAPDAEAARAALERADAAQWNPFHLVVADARAAFLWWYDGETSGLEPLGPGLHVVTETSPHGRGPRADLVRAHWPLEPSVPRLREVLTRHAAVPGTGTALATCIHMDPDYGTRSSALLRLAPELDRSELYATDARPCLGPYQDRTDLVAALARTA, from the coding sequence ATGTGCACCCTCGCCGTCGCCCTCCAGGCCGATCGCCGCTGGCCGGTGATCGTGGCCGCCAACCGCGACGAGCGGATCGGGCGCCCGTCGGAGGGCTGGGGCCTGCGCGACGGCGCCACCGGGATCCGCTGGGCGGCGCCCCGCGACCTCCTCGCCGGCGGCACCTGGATCGGCCTCTCGGCGCGCGGGGTCTTCGCCGGGGTGACGAACTTCCACGCGCCGGTGCAGTGGTACCCCGACCCGGAGCGCCGCTCGCGCGGCGACCTCGTGCCGCTCGCGCTCGCCGCCCCCGACGCGGAGGCCGCGCGCGCGGCCCTCGAGCGCGCCGACGCGGCGCAGTGGAACCCGTTCCACCTGGTGGTGGCCGACGCGCGCGCCGCGTTCCTGTGGTGGTACGACGGCGAGACCTCCGGGCTCGAGCCGCTCGGCCCCGGCCTGCACGTCGTCACCGAGACCTCGCCGCACGGGCGGGGGCCGCGCGCCGACCTGGTGCGCGCCCACTGGCCGCTCGAGCCCTCGGTCCCCCGCCTGCGCGAGGTGCTCACCCGGCACGCGGCCGTGCCGGGGACCGGCACCGCGCTCGCCACCTGCATCCACATGGACCCGGACTACGGCACCCGCTCGTCGGCGCTGCTGCGCCTCGCGCCGGAGCTGGACCGCTCGGAGCTGTACGCGACCGACGCGCGCCCCTGCCTCGGGCCGTACCAGGACCGGACCGACCTCGTCGCCGCGCTGGCGCGCACGGCTTGA
- a CDS encoding DUF971 domain-containing protein, giving the protein MGLLDRITFQKQTAEPPESIDVQPDHAIRIVWPGGRETTITSWALRDFCPCASCVEEGTGKKLLDSSTIPADIHPLEINPVGAYAIQIQWSDGHNTGLYAWPTLRQACGLS; this is encoded by the coding sequence ATGGGACTCCTCGACCGGATCACCTTCCAGAAGCAGACCGCCGAGCCGCCGGAGTCGATCGACGTCCAGCCCGACCACGCGATCCGCATCGTGTGGCCGGGCGGGCGCGAGACGACCATCACCTCGTGGGCGCTGCGCGACTTCTGCCCGTGCGCCTCCTGCGTGGAGGAGGGCACCGGCAAGAAGCTCCTCGACTCCTCCACCATCCCGGCCGACATCCACCCGCTGGAGATCAACCCGGTGGGCGCGTACGCGATCCAGATCCAGTGGTCGGACGGCCACAACACCGGCCTCTACGCCTGGCCCACGCTGCGCCAGGCGTGCGGGCTGAGCTAG
- a CDS encoding HD domain-containing phosphohydrolase, whose amino-acid sequence MFDRLTLAEDLLDCRGRVVARRGLVVSPESIEEAAQRARPAPRRALADTPLAGELEAVLDDPAYRALFERAGARDAVARAVGAAGLTEALVEELLALRDERPALHLHAFTTAAVAVRMLLSAVGGARALPDLAAAALLHDLGMRHVPATLVERADRLEIREAHRIAAHPLLGAYQLACELGPHPAVAAARCHHWRCGQGYPGMGAAPSRAVEVVSVASAFAALTRPRAYRSAAYDARGAADVIVAEVLAGHADANTAKLLVHALRGGRGDPRAIRFGGAREGHAPEVNRHAPVSAPGRSPV is encoded by the coding sequence GTGTTCGACCGGCTCACGCTCGCCGAGGACCTGCTCGACTGCCGGGGCCGGGTGGTCGCCCGCCGCGGTCTGGTGGTGTCGCCCGAGTCCATCGAGGAGGCGGCCCAGCGCGCGCGCCCGGCGCCCCGCCGCGCGCTCGCCGACACGCCGCTCGCCGGCGAGCTCGAGGCGGTGCTGGACGACCCCGCCTACCGGGCGCTGTTCGAGCGCGCCGGCGCCCGCGACGCGGTGGCGCGGGCGGTGGGCGCGGCCGGCCTGACCGAGGCGCTCGTCGAGGAGCTGCTGGCGCTGCGCGACGAGCGGCCGGCGCTCCACCTCCACGCGTTCACCACCGCGGCGGTGGCGGTGCGCATGCTGCTCAGCGCGGTGGGCGGGGCGCGGGCGCTGCCGGACCTGGCGGCGGCGGCGCTGCTGCACGACCTCGGCATGCGCCACGTGCCGGCGACGCTGGTGGAGCGCGCCGACCGGCTGGAGATCCGCGAGGCGCACCGGATCGCGGCCCACCCGCTGCTCGGCGCCTACCAGCTCGCCTGCGAGCTGGGCCCGCACCCGGCGGTGGCCGCCGCCCGCTGCCACCACTGGCGCTGCGGGCAGGGCTACCCGGGCATGGGCGCCGCGCCGTCGCGCGCCGTGGAGGTCGTGTCGGTGGCGAGCGCGTTCGCGGCGCTGACGCGGCCGCGCGCCTACCGCTCGGCGGCCTACGACGCGCGCGGCGCCGCCGACGTGATCGTGGCGGAGGTGCTGGCCGGGCACGCCGACGCGAACACCGCCAAGCTGCTGGTGCACGCGCTGCGCGGCGGCCGCGGCGACCCGCGCGCGATCCGCTTCGGCGGCGCGCGCGAGGGCCACGCGCCCGAGGTGAACCGCCACGCGCCTGTTTCGGCCCCTGGCCGCAGCCCGGTGTAG
- the smpB gene encoding SsrA-binding protein SmpB, producing MKGKAGGKAADAAEKVAASNRRARFDYDIEDTWEAGLVLTGSEVKSLREGNVNLSDAYAMPRGEELWLLNCRIGEYKQAAHFGHAPLRDRKLLMNRAEIDRVRGKVEQRGYTLVPLRIYFKQGWAKVELGLARGRSHEDRRGAIAERESKREMDRALARGRRR from the coding sequence GTGAAGGGCAAGGCCGGCGGCAAGGCGGCGGACGCCGCGGAGAAGGTCGCGGCGTCCAACCGGCGCGCGCGCTTCGACTACGACATCGAGGACACCTGGGAGGCCGGGCTGGTGCTGACCGGCAGCGAGGTGAAGTCGCTGCGCGAGGGGAACGTCAACCTGTCCGACGCGTACGCGATGCCGCGCGGCGAGGAGCTGTGGCTCCTCAACTGCCGGATCGGCGAGTACAAGCAGGCGGCGCACTTCGGCCACGCGCCGCTGCGCGACCGGAAGCTCCTCATGAACCGCGCCGAGATCGACCGCGTCCGCGGCAAGGTCGAGCAGCGCGGGTACACGCTCGTGCCGCTGCGGATCTACTTCAAGCAGGGCTGGGCGAAGGTGGAGCTGGGCCTGGCGCGCGGGCGCTCGCACGAGGACCGGCGCGGGGCCATCGCCGAGCGCGAGTCGAAGCGCGAGATGGATCGGGCGCTCGCCCGGGGCCGGCGCCGGTAG
- the panC gene encoding pantoate--beta-alanine ligase encodes MKTPELITDPAAWQARCTAAREAGTRIALVTTMGYLHEGHLSLMREARRRADAGGRRGLAVGTIFVNPTQFGPTEDLARYPRDLEGDLAKCAAAGLDAVLAPSDPALMFAPGHETWVTVERASQGLDGASRPGHFRGVATVVAKLFNLTRPHVALFGEKDWQQLAVIRAMVRDLAFGIEIVGMPIVREPDGLALSSRNAYLSPDERRRALALSGALAEAREATARGERDAAALRAGARARLEAAGGRVDYVELVHPETLAPVARAEPGTVLLLAASFGTTRLIDNGRLP; translated from the coding sequence GTGAAGACACCCGAGCTGATCACCGACCCGGCCGCCTGGCAGGCCCGCTGCACCGCCGCGCGCGAGGCCGGCACCCGCATCGCCCTGGTCACGACCATGGGCTACCTGCACGAGGGCCACCTCTCGCTCATGCGCGAGGCGCGGCGCCGCGCCGACGCGGGCGGCCGCCGCGGCCTGGCGGTGGGCACCATCTTCGTGAACCCGACGCAGTTCGGCCCGACCGAGGACCTGGCCCGCTACCCGCGAGACCTGGAGGGCGACCTCGCGAAGTGCGCCGCCGCCGGCCTCGACGCGGTGCTCGCGCCGAGCGACCCGGCCCTGATGTTCGCGCCGGGGCACGAGACCTGGGTGACGGTGGAGCGCGCCTCGCAGGGCCTGGACGGCGCCTCGCGCCCGGGCCACTTCCGCGGCGTCGCCACCGTGGTGGCGAAGCTGTTCAACCTGACCCGCCCGCACGTGGCGCTGTTCGGGGAGAAGGACTGGCAGCAGCTCGCGGTGATCCGCGCCATGGTGCGCGACCTCGCCTTCGGCATCGAGATCGTCGGCATGCCCATCGTCCGCGAGCCGGACGGCCTGGCGCTCTCCTCGCGGAACGCCTACCTCTCGCCGGACGAGCGTCGCCGCGCGCTCGCGCTCTCCGGGGCCCTGGCCGAGGCCCGCGAGGCCACCGCGCGGGGCGAGCGGGACGCGGCCGCGCTGCGGGCGGGCGCGCGCGCCCGCCTCGAGGCTGCCGGCGGCCGGGTGGACTACGTCGAGCTCGTGCACCCCGAGACGCTCGCGCCGGTGGCGCGCGCCGAGCCCGGCACCGTGCTGCTGCTCGCCGCGTCCTTCGGGACCACCCGCCTCATCGACAACGGCAGGCTGCCGTGA
- the panB gene encoding 3-methyl-2-oxobutanoate hydroxymethyltransferase — MSSHPPPRKHVNIHELRRMKEAGERIAMVTAYDATAARLVAAAGVDAVLVGDSLGMAVQGHESTLPVTLDQMVYHSAMVRRGLARGDGRAHLVADMSFGSYQASADEAVKAAMRLVAEGGAEAVKLEGGAEFGDVIRRIVRAGVPVMGHIGLTPQSVHKMGGYVVQGKDSEKAQQILRDARALEAAGCYALVLECIPSELARIVTSQLRIPTIGIGAGPHCDGQVLVLNDLLGLDASFTPKFVKRFGELGAAVEGAVGAYVGEVKARAFPDDAHSFHSASVRLVPVERHAEEAEEEPPDAIGAPI; from the coding sequence ATGTCGTCCCATCCCCCGCCACGGAAGCACGTCAACATCCACGAGCTGCGCCGGATGAAGGAAGCCGGCGAGCGCATCGCCATGGTCACCGCCTACGACGCGACCGCCGCGCGGCTGGTCGCCGCCGCCGGGGTGGACGCGGTGCTGGTGGGCGACTCGCTGGGCATGGCGGTGCAGGGCCACGAGTCCACGCTGCCGGTCACGCTCGACCAGATGGTCTACCACTCGGCGATGGTCCGCCGCGGGCTCGCCCGCGGCGACGGCCGGGCCCACCTCGTCGCCGACATGAGCTTCGGCAGCTACCAGGCCAGCGCCGACGAGGCGGTGAAGGCCGCCATGCGGCTGGTGGCGGAGGGCGGCGCCGAGGCCGTGAAGCTCGAGGGCGGCGCCGAGTTCGGCGACGTGATCCGCCGCATCGTGCGCGCCGGCGTGCCGGTGATGGGCCACATCGGCCTGACGCCGCAGTCGGTCCACAAGATGGGCGGCTACGTGGTGCAGGGGAAGGACTCGGAGAAGGCGCAGCAGATCCTGCGCGACGCCCGGGCGCTCGAGGCGGCCGGCTGCTACGCGCTGGTGCTGGAGTGCATCCCCTCCGAGCTGGCCCGCATCGTCACCTCGCAGCTGCGCATCCCGACCATCGGCATCGGCGCCGGCCCGCACTGCGACGGCCAGGTGCTGGTGCTGAACGACCTGCTCGGCCTCGACGCCTCCTTCACGCCGAAGTTCGTGAAGCGCTTCGGCGAGCTGGGCGCCGCCGTCGAGGGCGCGGTGGGCGCATACGTCGGCGAGGTGAAGGCCCGCGCGTTCCCCGACGACGCGCACAGCTTCCACTCCGCCTCGGTCCGCCTCGTCCCGGTGGAGCGCCACGCCGAGGAGGCGGAGGAAGAGCCGCCGGACGCCATCGGCGCCCCCATCTAG
- a CDS encoding deoxynucleoside kinase: MERPRYIAVEGPIGVGKTTLAQVLAERLGARLVLEEAEANPFLPAFYADRKKHAFQAQVFFLLSRFQQQQALFQQDLFSSSTVADYLFAKDRIFATLTLEPAELALYRQIHELLGPRVVRPDLVIYLQARTDVLLSRVKKRGRDFERGLDPAYVEALAKAYNDFFFHYEDTPLLVVNTSDIDVESEPEDLEALLAVIRKHRKGTQHYVPLGTRTY, encoded by the coding sequence ATGGAACGCCCCCGATACATCGCCGTCGAAGGCCCCATCGGCGTGGGCAAGACGACCCTCGCCCAGGTGCTGGCCGAGCGGCTGGGCGCCCGCCTGGTGCTCGAGGAGGCGGAGGCGAACCCGTTCCTCCCGGCGTTCTACGCAGACCGGAAGAAGCACGCGTTCCAGGCGCAGGTCTTCTTCCTGCTCTCGCGCTTCCAGCAGCAGCAGGCGCTGTTCCAGCAGGACCTGTTCTCCAGCTCCACCGTGGCCGACTACCTGTTCGCGAAGGACCGGATCTTCGCGACCTTGACGCTGGAGCCGGCCGAGCTGGCGCTCTACCGCCAGATCCACGAGCTGCTGGGGCCGCGGGTGGTCCGGCCCGACCTGGTGATCTACCTGCAGGCCCGCACCGACGTGCTCCTGTCGCGCGTCAAGAAGCGCGGCCGCGACTTCGAGCGGGGCCTCGATCCCGCCTACGTCGAGGCGCTCGCGAAGGCCTACAACGACTTCTTCTTCCACTACGAGGACACGCCGCTGCTGGTGGTGAACACCAGCGACATCGACGTGGAGTCCGAGCCCGAGGACCTCGAGGCGCTGCTCGCCGTCATCCGGAAGCATCGCAAGGGCACGCAGCACTACGTACCGCTGGGCACCAGGACGTATTAG